In Anopheles gambiae chromosome 2, idAnoGambNW_F1_1, whole genome shotgun sequence, a single window of DNA contains:
- the LOC11175665 gene encoding sodium-independent sulfate anion transporter isoform X3 — MEKPGEKPLLKSVFTGENGDVEEDCSEKFPSVGPMLTSKLGGFCNRKFIFKRLPILQWLPAYEARFLLEDIVAGLSVGLTVIPQGIAFAVMANLEPQYGLYSAFMGCFVYCVFGSCKDLTIGPTAIMALMVQVYVGSLGANFAILLTFLTGCIILMLGLLNLGFLVQFISMPVTAGFTSAAAITIASGQVKSLLGLPGRSNEFVDSWINVYEHIGQTKLWDAVLGFTTIGVLLLLRSLRSKWSLMGKYLALSRNAVVVIGGAALAYYCSTFGSKPFSLTGTVTPGLPPIKLPPFTTVLNNQTLAFNEMTSMLGSSIIALPLIAILETIAIVKAFSKGKSIDASQELVALGMCNIFGSLVSSMPITGSFTRTAVNNNSGVRTPLGGIVTGVLVLLSLGLLTDTFYFIPKTVLAGVMIAAMFFMIEFHAALEIWRTKKVDIIPFMVTLVSCLLLGLEYGMLIGIALNICFVLYMTSRPNIDQALLRTSSGIEAMVVKPDQSLIYSSIEYLKHEVVKRTDKTQVTTVIIDGSNVSYVDSTAAKIFSSTIEELALRGRTVLLWNWNRSVRCTLIRLNKVQFHPLFKNGGLEQLDKEICNESLP, encoded by the exons atggaaaaaccaGGCGAAAAACCGTTATTGAAATCAGTGTTTACTGGAG AAAACGGCGATGTAGAAGAGGATTGCAGCGAGAAATTTCCATCAGTGGGACCAATGCTGACCTCGAAACTGGGAGGCTTTTGCAACCGAAAATTTATCTTCAAACGTCTGCCAATTCTGCAATGGTTGCCGGCGTATGAAGCAAGATTCCTGCTAGAAGATATCGTTGCTGGACTATCTGTTGGTTTGACTGTGATACCACAAGGGATTGCTTTTGCTGTGATGGCCAACCTGGAGCCCCAGTATGGACTGTATTCAGCATTTATGGGATGCTTTGTATACTGTGTGTTTGGAAGCTGCAAGGATCTTACTATCGGCCCAACGGCAATCATGGCACTTATGGTGCAAGTTTACGTAGGCAGTCTTGGAGCAAACTTTGCCATATTGTTAACTTTTCTGACAGgatgtattattttaatgcTTGGTTTACTAAACTTAG GATTTTTGGTGCAATTCATATCGATGCCTGTGACTGCCGGTTTCACGTCTGCAGCGGCCATAACGATTGCAAGTGGACAGGTGAAATCCCTGCTCGGATTGCCAGGTCGGTCTAACGAATTCGTCGATTCATGGATCAATGTGTATGAACACATTGGTCAAACTAAGCTGTGGGATGCGGTGCTGGGATTTACTACAATTGGTGTACTTTTACTACTGCGAAGTTTGCGGAGCAAATGGTCCCTAATGGGTAAATATCTTGCACTTTCACGAAATGCAGTCGTAGTCATTGGAGGTGCAGCGTTGGCGTATTACTGTTCTACCTTTGGATCTAAACCTTTCTCCTTGACTG GAACGGTTACTCCAGGACTTCCTCCTATAAAATTGCCACCGTTTACCACAGTGCTTAATAATCAAACGCTCGCTTTTAATGAAATGACATCAATGCTCGGCTCATCAATCATTGCACTTCCATTGATTGCTATTCTGGAGACGATTGCAATCGTTAAAGCATTTTCGAAGGGAAAGTCGATTGACGCCTCACAGGAATTAGTCGCACTGGGAATGTGTAACATTTTTGGATCGCTTGTATCGTCCATGCCGATCACCGGATCGTTCACTAGAACGGCGGTGAACAATAACAGCGGTGTCAGGACGCCTCTAGGTGGGATAGTAACCGGTGTATTAGTGCTGCTGTCTCTGGGTCTATTAACCGACACCTTCTACTTTATACCGAAAACCGTGCTGGCAGGGGTGATGATAGCTGCAATGTTTTTCATGATAGAATTTCATGCGGCTTTAGAGATATGGCGAACAAAGAAGGTGGACATAATACCATTTATGGTGACTTTAGTTTCCTGTCTACTGCTTGGCTTGGAGTATGGTATGTTGATTGGAATAGCTTTGAATATCTGTTTTGTTCTATACATGACGTCAAGGCCTAACATTGACCAGGCACTTCTTCGTACGAGTTCTGGCATTGAGGCCATGGTCGTGAAACCGGATCAGAGCCTTATCTATTCGTCTATTGAATACCTGAAGCACGAAGTAGTAAAACGTACGGATAAGACTCAAGTGACTACTGTGATAATCGACGGTAGCAATGTCAGCTACGTCGATTCTACGGCCGCAAAAATCTTCTCAAGCACTATTGAAGAATTAGCGCTGAGAGGACGCACAGTATTACTGTGGAACTGGAATCGTTCGGTGAGGTGCACGTTGATACGATTAAACAAGGTACAATTCCATCCTCTATTTAAGAATGGAGGATTAGAACAATTAGACAAGGAAATCTGTAACGAAAGCTTACcctag
- the LOC11175665 gene encoding sodium-independent sulfate anion transporter isoform X1 has translation MVGCALEPKMAVHCVTLSELEERKQKQLNENGDVEEDCSEKFPSVGPMLTSKLGGFCNRKFIFKRLPILQWLPAYEARFLLEDIVAGLSVGLTVIPQGIAFAVMANLEPQYGLYSAFMGCFVYCVFGSCKDLTIGPTAIMALMVQVYVGSLGANFAILLTFLTGCIILMLGLLNLGFLVQFISMPVTAGFTSAAAITIASGQVKSLLGLPGRSNEFVDSWINVYEHIGQTKLWDAVLGFTTIGVLLLLRSLRSKWSLMGKYLALSRNAVVVIGGAALAYYCSTFGSKPFSLTGTVTPGLPPIKLPPFTTVLNNQTLAFNEMTSMLGSSIIALPLIAILETIAIVKAFSKGKSIDASQELVALGMCNIFGSLVSSMPITGSFTRTAVNNNSGVRTPLGGIVTGVLVLLSLGLLTDTFYFIPKTVLAGVMIAAMFFMIEFHAALEIWRTKKVDIIPFMVTLVSCLLLGLEYGMLIGIALNICFVLYMTSRPNIDQALLRTSSGIEAMVVKPDQSLIYSSIEYLKHEVVKRTDKTQVTTVIIDGSNVSYVDSTAAKIFSSTIEELALRGRTVLLWNWNRSVRCTLIRLNKVQFHPLFKNGGLEQLDKEICNESLP, from the exons ATGGTTGGTTGTGCGCTGGAACCGAAAATGGCAGTACATTGCGTGACGTTATCGGAACTAGAAGAACGTAAACAAAAGCAACTTAATG AAAACGGCGATGTAGAAGAGGATTGCAGCGAGAAATTTCCATCAGTGGGACCAATGCTGACCTCGAAACTGGGAGGCTTTTGCAACCGAAAATTTATCTTCAAACGTCTGCCAATTCTGCAATGGTTGCCGGCGTATGAAGCAAGATTCCTGCTAGAAGATATCGTTGCTGGACTATCTGTTGGTTTGACTGTGATACCACAAGGGATTGCTTTTGCTGTGATGGCCAACCTGGAGCCCCAGTATGGACTGTATTCAGCATTTATGGGATGCTTTGTATACTGTGTGTTTGGAAGCTGCAAGGATCTTACTATCGGCCCAACGGCAATCATGGCACTTATGGTGCAAGTTTACGTAGGCAGTCTTGGAGCAAACTTTGCCATATTGTTAACTTTTCTGACAGgatgtattattttaatgcTTGGTTTACTAAACTTAG GATTTTTGGTGCAATTCATATCGATGCCTGTGACTGCCGGTTTCACGTCTGCAGCGGCCATAACGATTGCAAGTGGACAGGTGAAATCCCTGCTCGGATTGCCAGGTCGGTCTAACGAATTCGTCGATTCATGGATCAATGTGTATGAACACATTGGTCAAACTAAGCTGTGGGATGCGGTGCTGGGATTTACTACAATTGGTGTACTTTTACTACTGCGAAGTTTGCGGAGCAAATGGTCCCTAATGGGTAAATATCTTGCACTTTCACGAAATGCAGTCGTAGTCATTGGAGGTGCAGCGTTGGCGTATTACTGTTCTACCTTTGGATCTAAACCTTTCTCCTTGACTG GAACGGTTACTCCAGGACTTCCTCCTATAAAATTGCCACCGTTTACCACAGTGCTTAATAATCAAACGCTCGCTTTTAATGAAATGACATCAATGCTCGGCTCATCAATCATTGCACTTCCATTGATTGCTATTCTGGAGACGATTGCAATCGTTAAAGCATTTTCGAAGGGAAAGTCGATTGACGCCTCACAGGAATTAGTCGCACTGGGAATGTGTAACATTTTTGGATCGCTTGTATCGTCCATGCCGATCACCGGATCGTTCACTAGAACGGCGGTGAACAATAACAGCGGTGTCAGGACGCCTCTAGGTGGGATAGTAACCGGTGTATTAGTGCTGCTGTCTCTGGGTCTATTAACCGACACCTTCTACTTTATACCGAAAACCGTGCTGGCAGGGGTGATGATAGCTGCAATGTTTTTCATGATAGAATTTCATGCGGCTTTAGAGATATGGCGAACAAAGAAGGTGGACATAATACCATTTATGGTGACTTTAGTTTCCTGTCTACTGCTTGGCTTGGAGTATGGTATGTTGATTGGAATAGCTTTGAATATCTGTTTTGTTCTATACATGACGTCAAGGCCTAACATTGACCAGGCACTTCTTCGTACGAGTTCTGGCATTGAGGCCATGGTCGTGAAACCGGATCAGAGCCTTATCTATTCGTCTATTGAATACCTGAAGCACGAAGTAGTAAAACGTACGGATAAGACTCAAGTGACTACTGTGATAATCGACGGTAGCAATGTCAGCTACGTCGATTCTACGGCCGCAAAAATCTTCTCAAGCACTATTGAAGAATTAGCGCTGAGAGGACGCACAGTATTACTGTGGAACTGGAATCGTTCGGTGAGGTGCACGTTGATACGATTAAACAAGGTACAATTCCATCCTCTATTTAAGAATGGAGGATTAGAACAATTAGACAAGGAAATCTGTAACGAAAGCTTACcctag
- the LOC11175665 gene encoding sodium-independent sulfate anion transporter isoform X4 — translation MVGCALEPKMAVHCVTLSELEERKQKQLNENGDVEEDCSEKFPSVGPMLTSKLGGFCNRKFIFKRLPILQWLPAYEARFLLEDIVAGLSVGLTVIPQGIAFAVMANLEPQYGLYSAFMGCFVYCVFGSCKDLTIGPTAIMALMVQVYVGSLGANFAILLTFLTGCIILMLGLLNLGFLVQFISMPVTAGFTSAAAITIASGQVKSLLGLPGRSNEFVDSWINVYEHIGQTKLWDAVLGFTTIGVLLLLRSLRSKWSLMGKYLALSRNAVVVIGGAALAYYCSTFGSKPFSLTGTVTPGLPPIKLPPFTTVLNNQTLAFNEMTSMLGSSIIALPLIAILETIAIVKAFSKGKSIDASQELVALGMCNIFGSLVSSMPITGSFTRTAVNNNSGVRTPLGGIVTGVLVLLSLGLLTDTFYFIPKTVLAGVMIAAMFFMIEFHAALEIWRTKKVDIIPFMVTLVSCLLLGLEYGMLIGIALNICFVLYMTSRPNIDQALLRTSSGIEAMVVKPDQSLIYSSIEYLKHEVVKRTDKTQVTTVIIDGSNVSYVDSTAAKIFSSTIEELALRGRTVLLWNWNRSVRCTLIRLNKNQL, via the exons ATGGTTGGTTGTGCGCTGGAACCGAAAATGGCAGTACATTGCGTGACGTTATCGGAACTAGAAGAACGTAAACAAAAGCAACTTAATG AAAACGGCGATGTAGAAGAGGATTGCAGCGAGAAATTTCCATCAGTGGGACCAATGCTGACCTCGAAACTGGGAGGCTTTTGCAACCGAAAATTTATCTTCAAACGTCTGCCAATTCTGCAATGGTTGCCGGCGTATGAAGCAAGATTCCTGCTAGAAGATATCGTTGCTGGACTATCTGTTGGTTTGACTGTGATACCACAAGGGATTGCTTTTGCTGTGATGGCCAACCTGGAGCCCCAGTATGGACTGTATTCAGCATTTATGGGATGCTTTGTATACTGTGTGTTTGGAAGCTGCAAGGATCTTACTATCGGCCCAACGGCAATCATGGCACTTATGGTGCAAGTTTACGTAGGCAGTCTTGGAGCAAACTTTGCCATATTGTTAACTTTTCTGACAGgatgtattattttaatgcTTGGTTTACTAAACTTAG GATTTTTGGTGCAATTCATATCGATGCCTGTGACTGCCGGTTTCACGTCTGCAGCGGCCATAACGATTGCAAGTGGACAGGTGAAATCCCTGCTCGGATTGCCAGGTCGGTCTAACGAATTCGTCGATTCATGGATCAATGTGTATGAACACATTGGTCAAACTAAGCTGTGGGATGCGGTGCTGGGATTTACTACAATTGGTGTACTTTTACTACTGCGAAGTTTGCGGAGCAAATGGTCCCTAATGGGTAAATATCTTGCACTTTCACGAAATGCAGTCGTAGTCATTGGAGGTGCAGCGTTGGCGTATTACTGTTCTACCTTTGGATCTAAACCTTTCTCCTTGACTG GAACGGTTACTCCAGGACTTCCTCCTATAAAATTGCCACCGTTTACCACAGTGCTTAATAATCAAACGCTCGCTTTTAATGAAATGACATCAATGCTCGGCTCATCAATCATTGCACTTCCATTGATTGCTATTCTGGAGACGATTGCAATCGTTAAAGCATTTTCGAAGGGAAAGTCGATTGACGCCTCACAGGAATTAGTCGCACTGGGAATGTGTAACATTTTTGGATCGCTTGTATCGTCCATGCCGATCACCGGATCGTTCACTAGAACGGCGGTGAACAATAACAGCGGTGTCAGGACGCCTCTAGGTGGGATAGTAACCGGTGTATTAGTGCTGCTGTCTCTGGGTCTATTAACCGACACCTTCTACTTTATACCGAAAACCGTGCTGGCAGGGGTGATGATAGCTGCAATGTTTTTCATGATAGAATTTCATGCGGCTTTAGAGATATGGCGAACAAAGAAGGTGGACATAATACCATTTATGGTGACTTTAGTTTCCTGTCTACTGCTTGGCTTGGAGTATGGTATGTTGATTGGAATAGCTTTGAATATCTGTTTTGTTCTATACATGACGTCAAGGCCTAACATTGACCAGGCACTTCTTCGTACGAGTTCTGGCATTGAGGCCATGGTCGTGAAACCGGATCAGAGCCTTATCTATTCGTCTATTGAATACCTGAAGCACGAAGTAGTAAAACGTACGGATAAGACTCAAGTGACTACTGTGATAATCGACGGTAGCAATGTCAGCTACGTCGATTCTACGGCCGCAAAAATCTTCTCAAGCACTATTGAAGAATTAGCGCTGAGAGGACGCACAGTATTACTGTGGAACTGGAATCGTTCGGTGAGGTGCACGTTGATACGATTAAACAAG AATCAGCTGTAA
- the LOC11175665 gene encoding sodium-independent sulfate anion transporter isoform X2 → MVGCALEPKMAVHCVTLSELEERKQKQLNENGDVEEDCSEKFPSVGPMLTSKLGGFCNRKFIFKRLPILQWLPAYEARFLLEDIVAGLSVGLTVIPQGIAFAVMANLEPQYGLYSAFMGCFVYCVFGSCKDLTIGPTAIMALMVQVYVGSLGANFAILLTFLTGCIILMLGLLNLGFLVQFISMPVTAGFTSAAAITIASGQVKSLLGLPGRSNEFVDSWINVYEHIGQTKLWDAVLGFTTIGVLLLLRSLRSKWSLMGKYLALSRNAVVVIGGAALAYYCSTFGSKPFSLTGTVTPGLPPIKLPPFTTVLNNQTLAFNEMTSMLGSSIIALPLIAILETIAIVKAFSKGKSIDASQELVALGMCNIFGSLVSSMPITGSFTRTAVNNNSGVRTPLGGIVTGVLVLLSLGLLTDTFYFIPKTVLAGVMIAAMFFMIEFHAALEIWRTKKVDIIPFMVTLVSCLLLGLEYGMLIGIALNICFVLYMTSRPNIDQALLRTSSGIEAMVVKPDQSLIYSSIEYLKHEVVKRTDKTQVTTVIIDGSNVSYVDSTAAKIFSSTIEELALRGRTVLLWNWNRSVRCTLIRLNKCGKQYRSNNFVRDALNIG, encoded by the exons ATGGTTGGTTGTGCGCTGGAACCGAAAATGGCAGTACATTGCGTGACGTTATCGGAACTAGAAGAACGTAAACAAAAGCAACTTAATG AAAACGGCGATGTAGAAGAGGATTGCAGCGAGAAATTTCCATCAGTGGGACCAATGCTGACCTCGAAACTGGGAGGCTTTTGCAACCGAAAATTTATCTTCAAACGTCTGCCAATTCTGCAATGGTTGCCGGCGTATGAAGCAAGATTCCTGCTAGAAGATATCGTTGCTGGACTATCTGTTGGTTTGACTGTGATACCACAAGGGATTGCTTTTGCTGTGATGGCCAACCTGGAGCCCCAGTATGGACTGTATTCAGCATTTATGGGATGCTTTGTATACTGTGTGTTTGGAAGCTGCAAGGATCTTACTATCGGCCCAACGGCAATCATGGCACTTATGGTGCAAGTTTACGTAGGCAGTCTTGGAGCAAACTTTGCCATATTGTTAACTTTTCTGACAGgatgtattattttaatgcTTGGTTTACTAAACTTAG GATTTTTGGTGCAATTCATATCGATGCCTGTGACTGCCGGTTTCACGTCTGCAGCGGCCATAACGATTGCAAGTGGACAGGTGAAATCCCTGCTCGGATTGCCAGGTCGGTCTAACGAATTCGTCGATTCATGGATCAATGTGTATGAACACATTGGTCAAACTAAGCTGTGGGATGCGGTGCTGGGATTTACTACAATTGGTGTACTTTTACTACTGCGAAGTTTGCGGAGCAAATGGTCCCTAATGGGTAAATATCTTGCACTTTCACGAAATGCAGTCGTAGTCATTGGAGGTGCAGCGTTGGCGTATTACTGTTCTACCTTTGGATCTAAACCTTTCTCCTTGACTG GAACGGTTACTCCAGGACTTCCTCCTATAAAATTGCCACCGTTTACCACAGTGCTTAATAATCAAACGCTCGCTTTTAATGAAATGACATCAATGCTCGGCTCATCAATCATTGCACTTCCATTGATTGCTATTCTGGAGACGATTGCAATCGTTAAAGCATTTTCGAAGGGAAAGTCGATTGACGCCTCACAGGAATTAGTCGCACTGGGAATGTGTAACATTTTTGGATCGCTTGTATCGTCCATGCCGATCACCGGATCGTTCACTAGAACGGCGGTGAACAATAACAGCGGTGTCAGGACGCCTCTAGGTGGGATAGTAACCGGTGTATTAGTGCTGCTGTCTCTGGGTCTATTAACCGACACCTTCTACTTTATACCGAAAACCGTGCTGGCAGGGGTGATGATAGCTGCAATGTTTTTCATGATAGAATTTCATGCGGCTTTAGAGATATGGCGAACAAAGAAGGTGGACATAATACCATTTATGGTGACTTTAGTTTCCTGTCTACTGCTTGGCTTGGAGTATGGTATGTTGATTGGAATAGCTTTGAATATCTGTTTTGTTCTATACATGACGTCAAGGCCTAACATTGACCAGGCACTTCTTCGTACGAGTTCTGGCATTGAGGCCATGGTCGTGAAACCGGATCAGAGCCTTATCTATTCGTCTATTGAATACCTGAAGCACGAAGTAGTAAAACGTACGGATAAGACTCAAGTGACTACTGTGATAATCGACGGTAGCAATGTCAGCTACGTCGATTCTACGGCCGCAAAAATCTTCTCAAGCACTATTGAAGAATTAGCGCTGAGAGGACGCACAGTATTACTGTGGAACTGGAATCGTTCGGTGAGGTGCACGTTGATACGATTAAACAAG TGTGGAAAACAGTATCGAAGCAATAATTTTGTTAGAGACGCGTTGAATATTGGTTGA
- the LOC1275894 gene encoding sodium-independent sulfate anion transporter, with the protein MPLASKANGEDIRESFPQPMEIIYTCTRGFFTRKQLFKRLPILQWLPSYTLQYLVDDIVAGLSVALTVIPQGIAYAAIANLDPQYGLYSAFMGCFIYCIVGSCKDVTIGPTAIMSLMINAHVGNSGPEFAILSAFVTGCVVLLLGILNLGFLVQFISFPVTVGFTSAAAITIASGQVKSLIGISGQSNEFLDSWINVFQHVQDIRLWDSVLGVSTIIVLLILMQMKNLKGNIFWRMFGKYVALSRNAIAVITGAFLAYSLSDIRNSHPFLLTGNVTPGLPPIQLPPFSTTIGEQSYSFSEMIAKLGTSIITLPLIAVLESVAIAKAFSKGKPIDATQEMIALGISNIAGSFVSSMPVTGSFTRSAVNNNSGVRTQLGGITTGIVVLVALGLLTKTFYYIPKASLAGVIIAAMLFMVEFQAAAEIWRTKRIDFIPMMCTMVACLLLGLEYGMIVGIGINVCIVLYQISRPSIETMPLTIDGICVLVVQPDQNLMYSSAEYLKHQLLKQADKHQCQFIVLDGLHINSVDTTVAKALVSMTHDLEHSDRKIVYWKWNRSVQCTLLRMDRTLFQKTFRHEESIDVIIKELIAQQTPTRSAV; encoded by the exons ATGCCACTCGCAAGCAAAGCAAACG GTGAAGACATACGTGAAAGTTTCCCACAGCCTATGGAAATAATATATACCTGCACACGAGGATTCTTTACACGCAAACAATTGTTCAAACGTTTACCTATTCTTCAGTGGCTCCCGTCATATACATTGCAATATCTAGTAGATGATATTGTGGCCGGGCTTTCTGTTGCGCTGACAGTTATACCACAAGGAATTGCTTACGCAGCTATAGCCAATTTAGATCCGCAATATGGATTGTATTCAGCATTTATGGGGTGTTTCATTTATTGCATTGTAGGAAGCTGCAAAGATGTAACAATTGGACCTACTGCAATAATGTCGCTCATGATAAATGCACACGTGGGAAATAGTGGACCAGAATTCGCAATACTCTCGGCATTCGTCACTGGATGTGTGGTTCTATTGCTCGGCATACTTAATTTAGGATTCCTCGTGCAGTTCATTTCGTTTCCTGTTACGGTTGGATTCACTTCTGCCGCAGCTATAACAATTGCCAGTGGACAAGTGAAATCTTTAATTGGGATTTCTGGACAATCGAACGAATTTTTAGACTCTTGGATAAATGTATTCCAACATGTTCAAGACATCAGATTGTGGGATAGTGTGCTTGGTGTCTCCACTATCATTGTTCTACTGATATtgatgcaaatgaaaaacCTCAAAGGAAACATTTTTTGGAGGATGTTTGGGAAGTATGTGGCTCTCTCAAGAAATGCGATAGCAGTAATAACTGGGGCTTTCCTCGCTTATAGTCTGAGCGATATTCGAAACTCGCATCCTTTTCTGCTCACTGGAAATGTGACCCCTGGCTTGCCACCAATTCAGCTTCCACCGTTCAGCACCACCATAGGCGAGCAATCGTACAGTTTTTCGGAAATGATTGCCAAACTAGGTACTTCTATCATAACCTTACCGCTCATTGCCGTCTTAGAATCGGTTGCTATCGCTAAAGCCTTTTCAAAAGGCAAACCTATTGATGCCACGCAGGAAATGATAGCTCTCGGTATAAGCAACATTGCTGGTTCGTTTGTGTCATCCATGCCTGTTACGGGATCATTTACGAGATCTGCAGTGAACAATAACAGTGGAGTTCGAACACAGCTTGGAGGTATCACTACCGGAATCGTCGTACTTGTTGCCCTTGGATTGCTTACGAAAACGTTCTACTACATCCCAAAAGCATCGCTAGCAGGAGTCATAATAGCGGCGATGCTCTTCATGGTTGAATTTCAAGCAGCTGCGGAAATTTGGCGCACGAAACGTATAGACTTTATTCCAATGATGTGTACGATGGTGGCTTGTTTACTTCTTGGTCTAGAGTACGGTATGATTGTCGGTATTGGAATTAACGTGTGTATTGTTCTGTACCAAATATCACGACCATCTATTGAGACGATGCCTTTGACAATCGATGGAATTTGCGTCCTAGTCGTCCAACCCGACCAGAATCTGATGTATTCATCCGCGGAATATCTGAAACATCAACTTCTTAAGCAAGCAGATAAGCATCAGTGTCAATTTATCGTTCTCGACGGATTGCACATAAATTCGGTGGACACTACTGTAGCGAAAGCACTCGTCAGTATGACGCACGATCTGGAGCATTCAGATCGGAAAATAGTGTACTGGAAATGGAACCGTTCAGTACAATGTACTCTACTCAGAATGGATAGAACTTTGTTTCAGAAAACTTTTAGACACGAAGAAAGCATAGACGTAATAATCAAGGAGCTCATTGCTCAACAAACACCAACCAGAAGTGCTGTTTAG